A region from the Lytechinus variegatus isolate NC3 chromosome 6, Lvar_3.0, whole genome shotgun sequence genome encodes:
- the LOC121417332 gene encoding LOW QUALITY PROTEIN: jerky protein homolog-like (The sequence of the model RefSeq protein was modified relative to this genomic sequence to represent the inferred CDS: inserted 1 base in 1 codon), whose protein sequence is KREDGEITSALNFHPVNIFFDLLEPLMDKHKFPPNNIYNVDETGISTVQSRPSKVLAKTGRKQVGSLVSAERGQTVTVETCMSVTGSFIPPMFVFPRVRMKMXLMDKAPPGSIHECHKSGWMQMDIFTKWFKHFIRSSGASKDNPVLLILDGHATHVRNLDVIDLARDNGVVMLCLPPHCSHRMQPLDVSFMKPLSSYYDQELEKWLRNNPSRVITSFQVAELFGNAYMRAATTQVAASGFRKTGIYPTNRDVFLPHEFLAADVTDLPMDDRDNKEHGESGVEVAAPGCEDKVDGEEGIPELTDTVDSEEPDKETHGAATEGSKPACHSNNS, encoded by the exons AAAAGGGAAGATGGCGAAATAACTTCAGCACTGAATTTTCATCCAGTAAACATATTCTTTGACCTGCTCGAACCTCTTATGGACAAGCACAAGTTTCCACCAAACAATATCTACAACGTTGACGAAACGGGGATCAGTACTGTGCAGAGCAGACCATCAAAAGTTCTTGCAAAGACCGGAAGGAAACAAGTTGGGTCCTTGGTTTCAGCGGAACGTGGTCAGACCGTCACAGTCGAAACGTGCATGAGCGTTACAGGGTCTTTCATCCCACCAATGTTTGTCTTCCCACGTGTCAGAATGAAGA AACTAATGGATAAAGCTCCTCCAGGGTCAATCCATGAGTGTCACAAGAGTGGATGGATGCAGATGGACATATTCACAAAATGGTTCAAGCATTTCATCCGCTCGTCTGGCGCTTCTAAGGACAATCCAGTGTTGTTGATACTTGATGGCCATGCAACACATGTCAGAAACTTGGACGTCATAGACCTTGCCAGAGACAATGGTGTTGTAATGCTGTGTCTGCCTCCACATTGCTCTCACAGAATGCAGCCACTTGATGTGAGCTTCATGAAGCCACTGTCATCATACTACGACCAAGAACTGGAAAAATGGTTGAGAAACAATCCAAGTCGAGTTATCACGTCCTTCCAGGTTGCAGAGTTGTTTGGCAATGCATACATGAGGGCAGCAACTACCCAGGTGGCAGCTAGTGGGTTCCGCAAAACAGGAATATATCCTACCAACAGAGATGTCTTCCTCCCTCATGAATTCCTAGCGGCAGATGTGACAGATCTTCCCATGGATGACAGAGACAACAAAGAACACGGTGAATCAGGAGTTGAAGTAGCTGCTCCAGGTTGTGAGGATAAGGTTGATGGTGAAGAAGGCATTCCAGAGTTGACTGACACAGTAGACTCCGAAGAACCTGACAAGGAAACTCATGGAGCAGCTACAGAAGGCTCCAAACCTGCTTGCCATTCCAACAACTCCTGA